AACAAACTTGCACTCGTCACAGGATCGTCGCGCGGAATCGGAGCTGCCATCGCTATCCGTTTGGCCGCCGAGGGCGCTTCCGTCATTGTCAACTATGCGGCAAGTCCGGCGCGTGCAGAAAAGGTCGTCAAGGAAATCCGCGATGCGGGCGGAAAAGCAGAGGCCGTGGGCGCTGATCTCAGCACCATTGAGGGCACAAACAAGCTGATCGCGTCCATCGACCAGGCTTTTGGTGGCTCCTTCGGTGGGCGTCTCGACATCCTCGTAAACAATGCAGGATCGGTGGTCTTCGGGCCGTTCATGGAGGGTGCGGAAGACTCCTATGACAAGCATTTCAACCTCAACGTTCGGTCTGTCATCGCGTTGTCGAAGGACGCTGCGCGTCGGATGATTCCGCAGAAATGGGGGCGGATTATCAACATCGGTTCCATCCACGGAGAGCACGCACATGTTTCCGGCGTGACGATGTATGTCGCGACCAAGTTTGCGGTCCACGGGTTCACACGCGGACTCTCGCGAGAGTTGGGTGCCACTGGGGTTACGGTTAATGCCGTGCAGCCTGGCTTCATTGACACTGAACTGAGCCCTGCAGACGACGGCTCTGTCGCGGAGGCCATGAAGAAGCTAACCAGTGTTGGTCGGTTCGGCCGAGCCGAGGAGATTGCTTCCGCGGTCGCATTCCTCGCTCAACCCGAGTCAGCGTTCATCAACGGCGAGAACCTGACTGTAGACGGCGGCTGGAACGCATAACCGTTTGGGTAGCTGCATGATAAAATCACGCGGCTACCCTTCGTTGTTCCCGGGTGTAGCAATTTCAAGTGTTGCGAGATGTTTGCTGACTTCATCGTCCCGTTCTGGAACGGGATGCCCATTAGTCCTGGCAAGTCGGCTTCTCGGAAGTGATCCAGCCGCCTCTGAGGCCGAGCAAAAAGAGTTGCGCTTTAGCTGGCGAGAAGACGCACGCGCACTCAATGAGTGCATCGGCGATTTACCACTCGCCGAGAAGGCGCATCCGTTCGCAGAAGGAGATCGCATGCGAGATGGATAGTCAGAGCTATAGCTATGAACTTGATGGACTCGCTATTAACCCAGCGAACCCCCAACCGCTGGGGATATTCAAAATGCGTCCTGCCGCTCGAATAATCGAATTGGGATCATTATGGGAAGTTGCGAATAAGGAGAATTAGGTGAGTCACTTATCGATCATCGGCTTAGAGGCTAGTTCCGTTACTTGACTGCCTGAGTCGAACAGCCATGAGTGACGGTTGAAACGCGCCCGCAATCACTCTGGAAACGGTCAGGCCATTAACGAGAGATATTGATGCACGAAAGCAACGGCCATGCTGCCTTCTCCTACGCTGCTGGAAACGCGCTTGATCGAGTTGTAGCGAACGTCGCCTACACAGAAGAAGCCCGGAAGATTTGTTTCCAGCAGAAATGGAGCACGATCTGCCGCCCAACCTGGCCGGTCGCTCACCTCGCGCCCCGTGCGGACATAGCCGTTTTCGCGTTGGAGTTGAGGCGGCAACCAATGGCTTACTGCATCGGCGCCGATCATGACAAACAGTGCATCTGCAGACCGGCGAATGACAGGCTCCCCTGCTTTTCGGGTTTCGATTGCTTTCAAGTAATCCGTGCCGTCCGCCGAGATCACCTGAGTTTCCGTCTCCACCCGAATGCCCGGCACGAGCGCAATCTGATCGATCAAGTATTGCGACATGGTGCGCTTCAGATCTTCGCCGCGGACCAACATGGTCACTGAACTCGCGTAATCTGCGAAGAACAGGGCAGCCTGGCCGGCAGAGTTGCCGCCGCCGATAATAAAGACGCGCTTTCCTGCCACAGTTGGTGCCTCAGTACGCGCAGCCCCATACAAGACTCCACGTCCGATGAAGCGATCGACGCCGTCCGCCTCGAGTCTGCGCCAATCGACTCCGGTCGCCAGGATCACGGTCTTTGTGTCAACCCTATCGCCACCATCGAGCCCAATCGTATATGCGCCATCGGGTTGCGGAATGATCTCTTGGACCTCTCGGGTAAGAACCACTTCGGCTCCAAACTTAACCGCCTGCCGGAACGCGCGTTGACTGAGGTCATCTCCTGAGATGCCATTGGGGAAGCCGAGGTAATTCTCGATTCGAGAAGATGTGCCAGCCTGACCGCCGGGAGCCTTGCGCTCGACCAACAAGATGCTGAGCCCTTCCGAGGCTCCGTAGACGGCAGCCGCCAGTCCTGCTGGGCCGCCGCCAATAATCACCACGTCATAGCTTTGGCGATGGGGAGCCGTTTGGAATCCGAGCGCTTCAGCTACCTTACGAACCGTAGGAGGATGGCTGACGCAGAGCGAACCATCCACGACGACGGATAGGCCAGAAACCTCGCAAGCCTGGTCAGTCGGAGCCAGTTGTGCGCTTCGATCGCGGTCGACCCACTCATAAGGGATTCTATTCATGCTCAAGAAGCTGCGAATCTCCCGGCAGTCGCCATCAAATTTCGATCCGACTATTTGTACGCGGGTGGAGGGAAGACTCAGCATGTACTTCTGCACGACTTGTACCCGCTCGTTAAGGGTCTGTAATATCACCGCGCTGAACTCGGGCGAGTGTCGAATCAATTCCTGGAGGTGTTGCGGATCGAGCCGTGCCAAATGGCAAGCTGTCTTCGCGCGGACGGAGGCGGGAGCCGCCGTTGCCATGAGAATGGCCAATTCGCCAAAGAAATCGCCCGGCTTGTGCTCTGAGACTTCAGTTCGACGCCCCATCACATCTTTGAGCACTTCCGTGGTTCCGTCCATCACTACAAAAAAAGGGGTTGGCTCCCCTTCGTGAATGAGATACTCACCCGGTTCCAGATGAAGATCGGCAGCCTGCTGCGAGAGCCACATAAGGTTCGCATCGTTCAAGCAGGAAAAGATTGGAAGCTTCTTCAATTCCGAGGATGTCAGCATGACGATCGGTGTCCTCCTTTCTGTGCGGATAGCAAGGGCTCATCAAAAGGCAAGATCGCGTCCTCGTCGGACGATGAGCTCTTGCTCTAAGCTCAAGAGAGATTCTCAGCTAGATCGTGGTTGAATCTAATCTCGCCGCTCTTGTCGGCTGGCTTGGTCCGGACCTCAAATGCAAATGTGGAAAGCTGCTGTTCCGAAAAGCCTACGATACGATCCCTACCGCTCTCGTCGATAACCTGCAAAAAGACATAACCTGCTTCGTCTCGGTAGACGAATTTGCGAACAGTAATCGCTCCAATCGATGTGTAAAGGATGTAGACTGCCTCGTCTGGCTTTTGGACGAGGGATCGAACATCTCGATAAATATCCCAAAAATGTGAGTCCATTGCTCCTCCTCGTTGAGCGGGACCGCCGGCTGTCTCGGCGGACGGGTCCAGTTGGCGTAGCGCGAAGTTGTTTCTTTCACGCCTCGCAGCTATTTACCGGGCTCAGGCGGATAGTTCTTGAAAAGCTTGACCATCGCCTTTTGCAGGTTCCCGTAGTTTTTATAAGGATCTTTCTTGAGGTTGACGGTGTTGCTAGCATCTCCGCGCCAGATCAACTGCTTTCTTGCGGGGTCATACAGGCCCACTATCAGCGTCCCAATGGGAATAGTAGAAGTTTGGCCCTGGACCGAGCTCAGGCCGCCCCCCGAGTATGGACCTCCGCCCCACCAGCCATTGGCTCCCGAGCCCCACAGATTTATGCTCTTTTCCTCACGGATGTGAGCCTGATAGCCCACCAGAATGTCCCCACCCTTATCGACTTTGGTGAGACCCTTCTGTGCGAGCTGTGCATCAATTGCCCGTTTAATATCCTGATCGAGCAACTGATCATCTGGGACATTGCTGGCGCTCATAGGTGGTGGGCCGACCGGCAAATTTGGCAGGCTGGCCGGCATATCTGGCAGGCCGGCCGGGGCGTCGGCCTTTGGCGGACCGCCCGGCCCCCTCTGGACGTCGACCCATTGGTAGGTCCGATAGGATTGAAAGTTCGCGCCTCGGTCATAGTTGTAGTGAACGTCCTGTCCATAGGCATAAGCGACCATGAACAACAAGGCTAGTGGCAATATCAGCCGTTTTGTGATTTTCAAAATATCTCCTTCCATCTATTGCAGGCACGCATTGGGCGAGCAATCTTCATTCAGAACTCTGAAATTTCGCCGTCACGCAGCGAGGCGCCAGCAGTATCCAGTCATTTGCAAATGTGACAATGGGCTGAATCTTCCAGTTCTGAGTTACCTAACACAAAGGGAATTGGGTGCGGTATACGATGCACAGCGGTAACGAGGGATATGAACTCCGGAAATGATTCAAATTCAGTTCTCAGATGCTCCCATTCACGCACAAATAAGGGACTGCGGAATCTCCGCTCAGCGGAACGGAGCATCAACTCCCACATTCGTTTTGGTATGCGGCGTTCGCAAAATAGAAGATAGGTTAATGAAACCAGAGTGCAGAACCGTAACATCGAGATGGTTAAATCGTCCGTCCGCTCAGGAAGCTCCGTGCCATCTGGCACACTCAGCCAGAATGCCGCCGAAGAGTTCTTCAACAGTTCGTCATACTGGGCAGACATTGCCAGGAAGATCTGCGTCTTCACCTGCACACGGTGATTTAGGACCGCGACAACCACACCGAGACCTCCCATCAGAAGCGACAATAATGTTGCGTATTGGATGATGTGGCCAAAGTTCATATCGGTCACGCATGCACCCCCGATATTGCAGGCATCTCTGCCGGTTTCTCTGAAGCCGCCGAAGCCGTGTGCTCCGCTTGTTCCCAACGGATCAGTTTCAGATCCAGCACAACGAAGGAGTAGAGGACGGGAACGAGCCCAAGCGTCACGAAAGTGGCGATCGTCAGTCCCCCAATCTGCGCATAGCAAAGAGGCTCCCAAAGCGGGCCGCCGTGTGCAGCCAACGGAAACAGCGCAATCACTGTGGCCGCAACCGTGATCATCACTGGCCGCAAACGAAGGATGCCGGCATCGATCAGCGCCAACTCCAATTCCTCGCCCTCTTCTCGTCGCTCTTCGATAAATTCAAACAGCACAATGATGTGGCTCACAATTACACCGATGAGACTGATGATCCCAAGGAACGCCATGAATCCAAAGGGCTGGCCCATAATGGCGAGTGAAAAGATGGCACCGACGACGCCGTAAGGAATGGCGGCAAAGACGATGAGGGGTTTGAACGCATGCCTGAATTGTGCGAGGAGCGCCAGGTAGATGGCGCTGATGCAAATGATCAGCACGGTAGTGAGGTCGGCAAAGCCGCTGACCTGCTCTTTTTGCTCGCCGGCGAAGCGAAAGATAAACCCGTCGGGAAGCTGCTTCTGGAATGCCTCCAGATTCGGCAAAGCCGCCGCGATTACCTCCGAAGGCAAATGCCCCTGCGCAGGCCAGCACTGCACGGTAATGGTGCGGTACTGATCGAAGCGCCGGATTTTGGGCGTCACCGGACTCAGGGTAGTCGTCGCCACCTGATCGAGAGGCACCGGAGGTGTGTCTTGCCGCGAGAAGACATATAGACTACGCAGATCGGAGAGCTGGGACCGCTCCTCCATCTGCATGCGTCCAACAATCGGAACCTGCTTGTTGCCATCTCTCAAGACTCCAGCGGTGATGCCATGCAGAGCCGCGCTGACGGAATCGGAAACATCTGCGTTGGTGACGTGCGCCAGGTTTGCCCGGTCCGCATCGACGTGCATGACTTCTCTCGCACTCGGCTCGCCCCAATCGTCTCGAACTCTGGCGGAGATGGGGATGTCGCGAAAGATTTGCTTCAGCTGCTCGGCTTCCGCTCTGAGACGTGGTAGATCTTCGCCGGAAATTCTGACCTGAACCGGAATTCCAACCGGCTTGCCCGTTTCGAGAGTCCTCGTATCAATGATTGCTCCCGGAATTTGCCTGTCCAGTTCCGGCTGCAAAAGGGCAAGCAGAGGTGTCGTATCATGATTGTCTTTCGTTCGCAGAATCACCTGAGCATAATTGGTTTGCCTGTCCTCAGGTGTGGCGCTGCTCCAGAAGCGCGGACCGCCGCCGCCCACAAACGTGGTTATCGATTGCAAGACATCCTTCGGATGTCCGTGCTCTGGATGGCTCCTGCCATACTCTTCCGCTACTCGGCGGGTGATGGATTCCACCTGCTGAGCGGCGGCGCTGGTCGCGCTCGCCGGAGTGTCTTCAGGCAGCCACACATCGATGTAAGAAAAGTATTGAAGATCCTTTGGAAAGAACTGCGGTTTCAGCTTGGAAAAGACGACACCGCCCGATATCAACAGGACAAGCGATGCTGCCAGGCAGACTTTTCTGTGTTCAATGGCCTTCTTCGCGGTTCGGAAATACCAGCCAGTGAACCCACGCTGCCGCCTCTCCTCAATTGGAGTTTCGATCTGGCTTTGCAAGAGAAAAGAGCTGATGAGCGGCACAAAGGTCATCGAGACGAGCAGGGCCGCCAGCAAAGAACAACTAATGACAATAGGCAGACTGTACAGGAATTTCCCCGTATCTCCGGGCAACAGCAGAAATGGAAGATAAGAGACGATATTCGTAAGGGTTGCAAACGCCATCGTCTTGAATAGCTTTGTCGGTCCCAGCCACGCGGCGACGGACCGTGGCTGGCCGGCACCCAGTTCGCGCACAATTGCGTCGCCGGACACCACCGGTACATCGACCAATAGCCCGAGCGCGATGATCAGCGAAGCGATAGAGACCTGTTGCAAGTCGATCCCGAGCGTGTTGATGACCCCAAACGTAATCGCGAGCGTAATCGGCATGGACGCCGCAATCAGAATGGCCGTCCGCCAGCTCCAGAAGCCAATCAAAGCCACAACTACCACCAGCACCAGCGCCTCGATCAAGCTGTGGCTGAAGAGCTCAATGCTGTCATGTACCTGCAGGGGCTGGTCCGAGGTCCTGGCCAGGACCAGATCGGCGGGCAATGTTTTTCTGACGCTCGCCAAATTGGCGTCAACCTGTTTTCCAAAAGATCCGATCTGTTCTCCCTTCTTCATCTGGACCGAGAGCGTAATCGCGCGTGTCGTGATCCATCTGCCGTTTTCGTCGCGGCGCGTGTACCGGTTCAGGAACGAAGGCGGATTCTCGTATCCCCTGTCGATGTCCACAAGATCCCGCAAGTAAAGCGGCGTTCCGTTCGGTGACGTGCCTAGCACT
This Edaphobacter bradus DNA region includes the following protein-coding sequences:
- a CDS encoding SDR family NAD(P)-dependent oxidoreductase, whose product is MSKPLENKLALVTGSSRGIGAAIAIRLAAEGASVIVNYAASPARAEKVVKEIRDAGGKAEAVGADLSTIEGTNKLIASIDQAFGGSFGGRLDILVNNAGSVVFGPFMEGAEDSYDKHFNLNVRSVIALSKDAARRMIPQKWGRIINIGSIHGEHAHVSGVTMYVATKFAVHGFTRGLSRELGATGVTVNAVQPGFIDTELSPADDGSVAEAMKKLTSVGRFGRAEEIASAVAFLAQPESAFINGENLTVDGGWNA
- a CDS encoding FAD-dependent oxidoreductase; the protein is MLTSSELKKLPIFSCLNDANLMWLSQQAADLHLEPGEYLIHEGEPTPFFVVMDGTTEVLKDVMGRRTEVSEHKPGDFFGELAILMATAAPASVRAKTACHLARLDPQHLQELIRHSPEFSAVILQTLNERVQVVQKYMLSLPSTRVQIVGSKFDGDCREIRSFLSMNRIPYEWVDRDRSAQLAPTDQACEVSGLSVVVDGSLCVSHPPTVRKVAEALGFQTAPHRQSYDVVIIGGGPAGLAAAVYGASEGLSILLVERKAPGGQAGTSSRIENYLGFPNGISGDDLSQRAFRQAVKFGAEVVLTREVQEIIPQPDGAYTIGLDGGDRVDTKTVILATGVDWRRLEADGVDRFIGRGVLYGAARTEAPTVAGKRVFIIGGGNSAGQAALFFADYASSVTMLVRGEDLKRTMSQYLIDQIALVPGIRVETETQVISADGTDYLKAIETRKAGEPVIRRSADALFVMIGADAVSHWLPPQLQRENGYVRTGREVSDRPGWAADRAPFLLETNLPGFFCVGDVRYNSIKRVSSSVGEGSMAVAFVHQYLSLMA
- a CDS encoding DUF4136 domain-containing protein, which translates into the protein MKITKRLILPLALLFMVAYAYGQDVHYNYDRGANFQSYRTYQWVDVQRGPGGPPKADAPAGLPDMPASLPNLPVGPPPMSASNVPDDQLLDQDIKRAIDAQLAQKGLTKVDKGGDILVGYQAHIREEKSINLWGSGANGWWGGGPYSGGGLSSVQGQTSTIPIGTLIVGLYDPARKQLIWRGDASNTVNLKKDPYKNYGNLQKAMVKLFKNYPPEPGK
- a CDS encoding efflux RND transporter permease subunit, encoding MAHEHNEQSTDKKQNLARFFLEQRHIAWVSLAVALLWGVYGLLKMPQRKDPDIPVRQAMIIVPWQGTSSEQVEQLVTRKIEQAIALNQWVTEIKSASRTGSAMVQFELAEKGKYDRDKELDDVKIRLDAIHDLPQGTGPILYIKDFGDTSALMLTVASPPADPVQVAWISKLVETQVRQVRTGLDTHTQPRRSIVVVFPKSIDSDEVERKLSWVTRDMATEHLCSDVRVFSGAGFTGVDLATNLSTSDLQSALRKFANQNLQTDELHPDAWKPAIIDEPANTTAALQAVAGDKYTYRDLDDFTDTLQRSLKTLSIVAKAERSGVLDENVFLNFSQQRLAQYKLRPADLSNILAARNLPESGQTLNARGRTVSVNTTGEFKSIDDLRNVVLGTSPNGTPLYLRDLVDIDRGYENPPSFLNRYTRRDENGRWITTRAITLSVQMKKGEQIGSFGKQVDANLASVRKTLPADLVLARTSDQPLQVHDSIELFSHSLIEALVLVVVVALIGFWSWRTAILIAASMPITLAITFGVINTLGIDLQQVSIASLIIALGLLVDVPVVSGDAIVRELGAGQPRSVAAWLGPTKLFKTMAFATLTNIVSYLPFLLLPGDTGKFLYSLPIVISCSLLAALLVSMTFVPLISSFLLQSQIETPIEERRQRGFTGWYFRTAKKAIEHRKVCLAASLVLLISGGVVFSKLKPQFFPKDLQYFSYIDVWLPEDTPASATSAAAQQVESITRRVAEEYGRSHPEHGHPKDVLQSITTFVGGGGPRFWSSATPEDRQTNYAQVILRTKDNHDTTPLLALLQPELDRQIPGAIIDTRTLETGKPVGIPVQVRISGEDLPRLRAEAEQLKQIFRDIPISARVRDDWGEPSAREVMHVDADRANLAHVTNADVSDSVSAALHGITAGVLRDGNKQVPIVGRMQMEERSQLSDLRSLYVFSRQDTPPVPLDQVATTTLSPVTPKIRRFDQYRTITVQCWPAQGHLPSEVIAAALPNLEAFQKQLPDGFIFRFAGEQKEQVSGFADLTTVLIICISAIYLALLAQFRHAFKPLIVFAAIPYGVVGAIFSLAIMGQPFGFMAFLGIISLIGVIVSHIIVLFEFIEERREEGEELELALIDAGILRLRPVMITVAATVIALFPLAAHGGPLWEPLCYAQIGGLTIATFVTLGLVPVLYSFVVLDLKLIRWEQAEHTASAASEKPAEMPAISGVHA